Proteins from a genomic interval of Falco rusticolus isolate bFalRus1 chromosome 7, bFalRus1.pri, whole genome shotgun sequence:
- the EXD1 gene encoding piRNA biogenesis protein EXD1 isoform X2, whose product MSLSGERLRALLGRPLRVTLKCGVFQGVLQCVNPDRSLLLRTVKNVETGRSTPGVKMFFGHEIVNVELLDEPDSGKGTAMLYKCTSAVEGNKQADAGLADCGPWSSSHVPLGSQLRASDSLKYSLSEKKDEENVEYTVVDCFQQKFEPAVLHLKQQCVISVAGEGVNLCRHGKLSWLEAFKNGLQMVLEDKNILKVMHDCRGISDCLFHQYGVLLFNVFDTQVADALQFSVATGGFLPHRVCTLQECLMQHLKIPSKWHAIMKSRQQMASENADIWFLRPFPAFLLKALALKAMYLLRLHASLMDNLMSDLTTVVRGYLNAYQSGSGDPLRSTKPTCTELPEELRQLAEIQKLRREKAIKDYRMNGDGLLIRPAMELEERNDPQDGNYGDHRD is encoded by the exons ATGTCCCTCAGCGGCGAGCGCCTGCGTGCCCTGCTGGGGAGACCCCTTAGAGTCACCTTAAAATGCGGCGTCTTCCAGGGGGTGCTGCAGTGTGTGAACCCCGACCGGAGCCTTCTCCTGCGGACAG TGAAGAACGTGGAAACTGGCAGAAGCACTCCAGGAGTAAAGATGTTTTTTGGCCATGAAATAGTCAATG TGGAACTGCTGGATGAACCAGATTCAGGGAAGGGAACAGCAATGCTCTACAA GTGCACTTCAGCTGTTGAAGGGAACAAACAAGCAGATGCAGGACTAGCAGATTGTGGCCCATGGAGTTCTTCTCACGTTCCCCTAGGCAGCCAGCTCAGAGCCTCAGATAGCTTAAAATACTCCCTCTCAG aGAAGAAGGATGAAGAGAATGTGGAGTACACAGTTGTTGAttgtttccagcagaaatttGAGCCAGCA GTGCTGCACCTGAAACAGCAGTGCGTTATCAGTGTAGCAGGAGAAGGTGTTAATTTGTGTCGTCATGGAAAACTCTCATGGCTTGAG GCTTTCAAAAATGGATTACAAATGGTGCTGGAAGACAAAAACATCTTGAAG GTCATGCATGACTGCCGCGGGATCTCAGACTGCCTCTTCCACCAGTACGGTGTCCTTCTCTTCAATGTCTTTGACACACAG GTTGCTGATGCTCTGCAGTTCTCGGTGGCAACAGGTGGCTTCCTTCCACACCGTGTCTGCACATTACAGGAGTGTTTGATGCAGCACTTGAAGATACCTTCCAAATGGCATGCCATCAtgaagagcaggcagcagatggCTTCG GAGAATGCTGACATATGGTTCCTGAGAccctttccagcttttctgcttAAAGCACTTGCTCTGAAGGCTATGTACCTTCTGCGGCTCCACGCATCTCTAATGGATAACTTGATGTCTGACCTAACAACTGTAGTACGTGGTTATTTAAATGCTTATCAGTCTGGGTCTGGAGATCCCCTTAGGAGCACAAAG CCCACTTGCACAGAGCTGCCAGAGGAGCTGCGTCAGCTGGCAGAGATCCAGAAGCTGCGAAGGGAGAAAGCAATAAAAGACTACAGAATGAATGGGGATGGGCTTTTAATCAGACCAGCCATGGAATTAGAAGAGAGAAACGATCCACAGGATGGAAACTATGGAGATCACAGGGATTga
- the EXD1 gene encoding piRNA biogenesis protein EXD1 isoform X1 translates to MSLSGERLRALLGRPLRVTLKCGVFQGVLQCVNPDRSLLLRTVKNVETGRSTPGVKMFFGHEIVNVELLDEPDSGKGTAMLYKCTSAVEGNKQADAGLADCGPWSSSHVPLGSQLRASDSLKYSLSEKKDEENVEYTVVDCFQQKFEPAVLHLKQQCVISVAGEGVNLCRHGKLSWLEIGTKSHIFLFDIFLLGPQAFKNGLQMVLEDKNILKVMHDCRGISDCLFHQYGVLLFNVFDTQVADALQFSVATGGFLPHRVCTLQECLMQHLKIPSKWHAIMKSRQQMASENADIWFLRPFPAFLLKALALKAMYLLRLHASLMDNLMSDLTTVVRGYLNAYQSGSGDPLRSTKPTCTELPEELRQLAEIQKLRREKAIKDYRMNGDGLLIRPAMELEERNDPQDGNYGDHRD, encoded by the exons ATGTCCCTCAGCGGCGAGCGCCTGCGTGCCCTGCTGGGGAGACCCCTTAGAGTCACCTTAAAATGCGGCGTCTTCCAGGGGGTGCTGCAGTGTGTGAACCCCGACCGGAGCCTTCTCCTGCGGACAG TGAAGAACGTGGAAACTGGCAGAAGCACTCCAGGAGTAAAGATGTTTTTTGGCCATGAAATAGTCAATG TGGAACTGCTGGATGAACCAGATTCAGGGAAGGGAACAGCAATGCTCTACAA GTGCACTTCAGCTGTTGAAGGGAACAAACAAGCAGATGCAGGACTAGCAGATTGTGGCCCATGGAGTTCTTCTCACGTTCCCCTAGGCAGCCAGCTCAGAGCCTCAGATAGCTTAAAATACTCCCTCTCAG aGAAGAAGGATGAAGAGAATGTGGAGTACACAGTTGTTGAttgtttccagcagaaatttGAGCCAGCA GTGCTGCACCTGAAACAGCAGTGCGTTATCAGTGTAGCAGGAGAAGGTGTTAATTTGTGTCGTCATGGAAAACTCTCATGGCTTGAG ATAGGAACAAAGAgccatatttttctgtttgatatcTTCCTTCTGGGACCTCAGGCTTTCAAAAATGGATTACAAATGGTGCTGGAAGACAAAAACATCTTGAAG GTCATGCATGACTGCCGCGGGATCTCAGACTGCCTCTTCCACCAGTACGGTGTCCTTCTCTTCAATGTCTTTGACACACAG GTTGCTGATGCTCTGCAGTTCTCGGTGGCAACAGGTGGCTTCCTTCCACACCGTGTCTGCACATTACAGGAGTGTTTGATGCAGCACTTGAAGATACCTTCCAAATGGCATGCCATCAtgaagagcaggcagcagatggCTTCG GAGAATGCTGACATATGGTTCCTGAGAccctttccagcttttctgcttAAAGCACTTGCTCTGAAGGCTATGTACCTTCTGCGGCTCCACGCATCTCTAATGGATAACTTGATGTCTGACCTAACAACTGTAGTACGTGGTTATTTAAATGCTTATCAGTCTGGGTCTGGAGATCCCCTTAGGAGCACAAAG CCCACTTGCACAGAGCTGCCAGAGGAGCTGCGTCAGCTGGCAGAGATCCAGAAGCTGCGAAGGGAGAAAGCAATAAAAGACTACAGAATGAATGGGGATGGGCTTTTAATCAGACCAGCCATGGAATTAGAAGAGAGAAACGATCCACAGGATGGAAACTATGGAGATCACAGGGATTga
- the EXD1 gene encoding piRNA biogenesis protein EXD1 isoform X3, whose product MSLSGERLRALLGRPLRVTLKCGVFQGVLQCVNPDRSLLLRTVKNVETGRSTPGVKMFFGHEIVNVELLDEPDSGKGTAMLYKCTSAVEGNKQADAGLADCGPWSSSHVPLGSQLRASDSLKYSLSEKKDEENVEYTVVDCFQQKFEPAVLHLKQQCVISVAGEGVNLCRHGKLSWLEIGTKSHIFLFDIFLLGPQAFKNGLQMVLEDKNILKVMHDCRGISDCLFHQYGVLLFNVFDTQVADALQFSVATGGFLPHRVCTLQECLMQHLKIPSKWHAIMKSRQQMASENADIWFLRPFPAFLLKALALKAMYLLRLHASLMDNLMSDLTTVVRGYLNAYQSGSGDPLRSTKEF is encoded by the exons ATGTCCCTCAGCGGCGAGCGCCTGCGTGCCCTGCTGGGGAGACCCCTTAGAGTCACCTTAAAATGCGGCGTCTTCCAGGGGGTGCTGCAGTGTGTGAACCCCGACCGGAGCCTTCTCCTGCGGACAG TGAAGAACGTGGAAACTGGCAGAAGCACTCCAGGAGTAAAGATGTTTTTTGGCCATGAAATAGTCAATG TGGAACTGCTGGATGAACCAGATTCAGGGAAGGGAACAGCAATGCTCTACAA GTGCACTTCAGCTGTTGAAGGGAACAAACAAGCAGATGCAGGACTAGCAGATTGTGGCCCATGGAGTTCTTCTCACGTTCCCCTAGGCAGCCAGCTCAGAGCCTCAGATAGCTTAAAATACTCCCTCTCAG aGAAGAAGGATGAAGAGAATGTGGAGTACACAGTTGTTGAttgtttccagcagaaatttGAGCCAGCA GTGCTGCACCTGAAACAGCAGTGCGTTATCAGTGTAGCAGGAGAAGGTGTTAATTTGTGTCGTCATGGAAAACTCTCATGGCTTGAG ATAGGAACAAAGAgccatatttttctgtttgatatcTTCCTTCTGGGACCTCAGGCTTTCAAAAATGGATTACAAATGGTGCTGGAAGACAAAAACATCTTGAAG GTCATGCATGACTGCCGCGGGATCTCAGACTGCCTCTTCCACCAGTACGGTGTCCTTCTCTTCAATGTCTTTGACACACAG GTTGCTGATGCTCTGCAGTTCTCGGTGGCAACAGGTGGCTTCCTTCCACACCGTGTCTGCACATTACAGGAGTGTTTGATGCAGCACTTGAAGATACCTTCCAAATGGCATGCCATCAtgaagagcaggcagcagatggCTTCG GAGAATGCTGACATATGGTTCCTGAGAccctttccagcttttctgcttAAAGCACTTGCTCTGAAGGCTATGTACCTTCTGCGGCTCCACGCATCTCTAATGGATAACTTGATGTCTGACCTAACAACTGTAGTACGTGGTTATTTAAATGCTTATCAGTCTGGGTCTGGAGATCCCCTTAGGAGCACAAAG GAATTTTAG